One genomic segment of Rubripirellula amarantea includes these proteins:
- a CDS encoding sigma-70 family RNA polymerase sigma factor — MSLSEVDRQLLQRCLDRGPRAWQDFIDRFLGLVVHVANHTARSRGLMIDQATRDDLVAEVFLALVADDFGVLRRFRRSCSLATYLTVISRRVIVRRLMESARGPGSQSRNGATPPPSVHHNRVSDVSDGVTDSVPDRIADREEVEQLMLRLDPQEASIVRMFHLEGKSYSEISSLLGLSENSIGPVLSRARDKMRNGRG, encoded by the coding sequence GTGAGTCTTTCTGAGGTTGATCGTCAACTCTTACAACGATGCTTGGACCGTGGTCCGCGCGCGTGGCAGGACTTTATCGATCGCTTTCTCGGACTGGTGGTGCACGTGGCCAATCACACCGCTCGATCGCGCGGATTGATGATTGACCAAGCGACTCGCGACGACCTAGTGGCGGAAGTGTTCTTGGCATTGGTGGCCGACGACTTCGGCGTCTTGCGCCGCTTTCGTCGCAGTTGTTCGCTAGCCACTTATTTGACGGTCATTTCGCGACGAGTGATTGTGAGACGATTGATGGAATCGGCTCGTGGTCCCGGATCGCAATCCCGCAACGGCGCGACACCACCACCTTCAGTACATCACAATCGCGTCAGTGATGTGTCGGACGGCGTTACCGATTCCGTCCCGGATCGAATTGCTGATCGCGAAGAGGTCGAACAACTGATGCTTCGACTTGATCCGCAGGAAGCCAGCATCGTGCGAATGTTTCATTTAGAAGGCAAATCTTACAGCGAAATCAGTAGTCTGCTGGGGTTGAGCGAAAACAGCATCGGTCCAGTGCTTTCGCGAGCTCGCGACAAGATGCGAAACGGTCGCGGCTAG
- a CDS encoding ATP-dependent Clp protease adaptor ClpS — protein sequence MSDQQSMVAEPEVVVHTQDEKKLEKQNKRKKQPRYNVVLWDDTDHSYDYVVLMMKQLFHHPIETGFQIAKQVDKGGKAICLTTTMEHAELKRDQIHAFGKDDLIARCTGSMSATIEPVPE from the coding sequence ATGTCTGATCAACAATCTATGGTCGCAGAACCCGAAGTGGTGGTTCACACCCAAGATGAGAAAAAGCTAGAGAAGCAAAACAAGCGAAAGAAACAGCCCCGGTACAACGTGGTGCTCTGGGATGATACCGATCACAGCTACGACTATGTCGTTCTGATGATGAAACAGCTTTTCCATCACCCGATCGAAACGGGGTTTCAAATTGCCAAGCAAGTTGACAAAGGCGGAAAAGCAATTTGCTTGACGACAACGATGGAACACGCGGAACTCAAGCGTGATCAAATTCACGCGTTCGGTAAAGACGACCTGATCGCTCGATGCACCGGCAGTATGTCCGCCACCATCGAACCAGTCCCCGAGTGA